In the genome of Achromobacter sp. MFA1 R4, the window GCAGATCACGGGGTTCCCCTCGGCGGGCGCGCTGCTGGGCCTGGACGCCGTGGAAACCGGCACGCACCGTTGCGACGCCATCGCGCTGGAAGACTCGACGGTCTGCATTCTGCCTTTCGGCGACGTGCTGGCGAAGTGCCGCGACGACTTTGTCTTCGCCCAGCAGTTCCACCGGCTCATCGCCCACGACATCGACCAATACCGCAGGCTGCTGCTGACCCTGGGCTGCATGAAGACCGAAGAGCGCGTCGCCGACTTCCTGATCGGCATGTCCGATCAGATGTCGGCCAATGGCTATTCCCCGCACGTCTTCACCTTGAAGATGACGCGCGAAGACATCGCCAACCATCTGGGCATGAAGGTCGAAACCGTCTGCCGCGTGCTGGGCCGTCTGCAGGAAGCTTCGCTGGTCAACGTCCGCAGAAGGCAACTGGAGATCCGGAACGTCGAAGCCCTTCGGCAGATGAGCTGCGGCTGAGCAAACCGCCCCGCAGCGCGCAGGCCATCCCTGCGGAAGTTGAGTTTGGTCAACATCCCGGCGGCTGGACGACCTAACCTGACTGGATAACGCCTATCGGCGATGCGCATCGTTCGGTAGAACGGCCCGATCGACCTGGAGGATGGTTCCATGCAACCCGACTACGAGCCCTATGTGGCGCTATACAAGTACGGCCTTCATTCCGCGATGGCCGCGGCAA includes:
- a CDS encoding helix-turn-helix domain-containing protein translates to MDTPLVFSGSRTWRGTLPSGCERCALARLCHAAADGLSTAPVSAIRCRRLVRRGESVFRAGDALQNLYELRSGSVKVRVTNRAGLEQITGFPSAGALLGLDAVETGTHRCDAIALEDSTVCILPFGDVLAKCRDDFVFAQQFHRLIAHDIDQYRRLLLTLGCMKTEERVADFLIGMSDQMSANGYSPHVFTLKMTREDIANHLGMKVETVCRVLGRLQEASLVNVRRRQLEIRNVEALRQMSCG